One Candidatus Woesebacteria bacterium genomic window, ACGAGCATGCGCTGGCAAAGGTAACCCCGCCAGATCGATTGTGCGGGGCTTTGGAAGGCAAGGTGGGCTGGTAACAGCTTGAAATTGCATAAAAATATGGCACTAAACGCATACAGAATACAGGGTTTCAGAGGAGGGATCGCCGATGATCCCTATGCAGGAGTGCGCCAAGCATTCCGCTTCGGCTATGGGCTAAACATAAGAGGAGAAGAAAACACCCTAAAATGCAACCAGGCGCTCAAAGTCGACGCAGGCAATGCCGTCATAGTCGACTTGATTTTATTCTTCGTCCCCGCCTCGAATGGGCAGCTTTACGGTTTTGGTGACACAGGAAAGATTTATAGGAAAGCCACTCCTACATCAGCGTGGGAATTAGTCTATACAGACGCCAACGGCAAGATTATGGGAGCTGCCGAATACACCAATAACAACGGCTCAGGCAGCTATGTCCCCTACCTTTACTGGATGACCGAAACCAAAGTATCAAGAATCCTACTGAGCAAAGCAGACCTAAATAACTGGGCAGCTGATGTTGAACACAACTGGCAAACCCTAAACGGCGACCCCAGCTGGCACACGGCGGTAGAAGCGCTAGGGGTTTTACTCATCTGTGATGCCCAGAACCTGGCAATGGTCGACTACGAGGGAGCATTTAACCTGGAAGCCCTGGATGTTCCTAAGGGTCACCGCCACAAAGCGCTGTTGAGCCAAGACCAGTTGGTGCTTATCGGCAGCCACAAAGGAGATAAAGTTGAACAAGGATGGCTCTGGACTTGGGATAAAATCCAGCCCTCCTGGATTCAAAGAAGGATGGTGGCAGAGAAAGGCGTTAACGCCATGCTCCAGGGCGAGTTCCTCACTATCCAAGCTGGAATCAAAGGCTCGCTTTACTTCTGGGACACAGCAACGCTGATGCGGATTAAAAAATTCCCAGGAACATACGGCTGGGTTAACCCAGGAGCAGTAGTCAACTACGGCGGACTTCCCCTCTACGGCTTAAACGGATCAGAAAAATGCGGAGTTTACTCTTACGGCAGGCTAAACAAAAATGACCCCTACGCCCTGAACTTGGAGTATGTTCCATCACACGGCAAGTTTAGCAATGTTGAGATCGGCGCATTGACAGTCTACGGCGACCTGCTCCACCTCTCCTGGAAGGACGGAGCATCCTTCGGTGTCGACATTATCGATGAAAGCAACAAAGCCGAAGCAAGATACGAAGGATTGGTGTGGGACGGCGGAGAGAGCTTCACCCAAAAAGGATTCCGCTACATCAAGCTGGTCACCAAACCCCTGCCAGCCAACTGCAGCATCGAAGTCTTTTACAAGGTCAATCAAGAAGCGACTTGGCAAAAAGCCACGATGCATGATGGTGCAGAGCTGTTCGATAAAGTAGGACAAACAAAGGCAATATTTACCATCGAGACAGGTGGAAATGAAAACAATCCCAATGAAGGTGAAGAATACGAACTGGCAATGAACCTCCATCCGTCGGGCAACAACACACCAGAAGTAGTCTCGGTAACAACTTATTTTGAGCCATTAGGCATCTTATAAAACTATGACAAAATTAAGCGACGAAATCAAAAAAGTCTACGAAAACGAGGAAGTGCAAGATCAGCCATTCCCCGAAGTGCCAGCACACACCCATAACGGCGTGGACTCCCAGCCGTTAGCACCGCAGTCTGTGGGAAGCACACAACTTAAAGAAAACGCTGTAAGCGCTGGCAATCTTATGGATTTGTCGGTAACCGAGGAAAAACTGGCAGCAGCAGCAGTAGCCACCAGCAAGATTAAAGACGACGCCGTCACAGCAGCCAAAGTCTATAAAGCAGGATCGGTTATCACCCTCTCAGCCCAGATTGCCGAAGCGGTCATTATCACCGCCCATATCCAAGACCTGGCAGTGAAATGGGCAAAAATCGGTAATCTGGAAGTCGGCAACAGCAAAATCATGGATGCAGCCATAAGTAGAGGGAAAATCCAAGACCTAGCAGTGGATAACGCCAAGATCGAGAACGAAACCATCACCAACAGCAAAATCGGGCTTTTACAGGTCGGCAATTCCAGGATTATGGATGCAGCCATAAGTACAGCTAAAATCCAGGATTTAGCAGTGGGATGGGCAGAGCTAGCAAATATGTCAGTGGGTAATTCAAAAATCATGAATGCAGCTATCTCGACAGCTAAAATCCAAGACGCAGCCATCACCGACGCAGAAATCGGCTGGCTAAATGCAGGCAAAATAACTGCAGGCACGATGTCCGCTGACAGGGTTTGGGGAGGAGCGCTTTATAGCGATTATGTGCATATCCGCATGTGCGGTCAGGAAGCCTTAAATGTAGCAGGCAATATCAACAAAACAGGCTGGAGCAACTTTGTCATTCCCCATCCGTTGCAAAAAGGAAAACTGCTTGTTTACACAGCGCCAGAAGCAGCCGAAGTCCTACTCATCCACCGAGGATCAGATAAATTAATCAACGGCGAAAGAGTCGTTACCTTCCCCGCCCATTTCCAAGCAGTAAGCGATCCCAGGAAGGTAACCGCCTATGTGACTGCCAGAGATGACTGCAACGGCTTATTTGTTAAAGAACTAGACAAAGCGCATATGTTAGTCAAAGAGTGCGCTGGAGGTAGCTCAAACGCAGCCTTTGACTTTTTTGTCTTTACGATTCGAGAGGGGGCTTTTGACAAGGAGTTCGAGCCAGACGGAGAACTTCTCCTGCAAAGAGATGGTGAAAGTAACGAATCTTTCAGGGAAAGATTTCGAGAATACAGGATAAAACAAATTAAAAAGCAGGGTGGAGATATCGAAAAGAAGATCGCCGAGTTTAATAAAGCATGGCAAACTACGCCTGCAGTTATAAATGAGCAGTATGTTCAACCGAAATAAAAAATTAGACAAAGCAGACCTTGATGAACTCAGGGAAAAAGCAAAGCTGATCAAACAGCACATTGCTATAGCCCAGGCACTCGATATGCAAAAAAATACCTGGCTGGTAAGCCTATTTAGCAAATACGGCTTAGACGGCAATAAGGAGTGGAGCTTTGACTTAAAAACAGGGGAAATAACTGAAGTTAATCAAAAGAAAGGAGGTGAAAAATAACATGGCAGACAAGCAATACGGCGGATGGTATTGGCAGCCAGAGTTAAACAAAGCCCTCAGAGGGTGGGGAACTGACCCATCGGGTAAAGATATTTACACTGAAGGTGAAGAGCCAGCCAAGCAGCAATCGATAACAGCGTTAACAACTGGACTGGGAAGTTTAAGCAACATAACGAATTTATTCGGTTATGACCTGCCAACACTGCAAACAAACTTCCAGGACACCTACAGCAAACTGCAGAGTGCAGAATCGGAGCTACAAGGCTACCAGACTAGGCGCTACGAGGAGGAATACAGCAAAGCAGGACTTGAAGGAGTCAAAAGCGAAATTGATGCCTTAGATGCCAAGATCGCAGCCGAGAAGCAAGCCAGAGACGAATCTATAAGCAAGGTAAGAAAAAACCCAGGATACAGCGCAGCCACAATAACAGGAGAAACAGCCGAAATCCAGAGACTGGCAAATGCCACTATCAATAATTTAATCGATGAGAGAAATACAAAAGCAAGCACATACAATGCCAAGCTGGGAGAAATAACCAACAAGGTGGCTATGGAGACAAAGGACAAAGAGGCAGCAGTCAATAGCATGCGATACAACCTGCAATTCCTAGGAGGGTTGCTGCAGACCTACCAACAGGCAAGGTCGCAAGAGTTAGCAGCTCAGACAGAATCAGAGCGCTGGGAGAAAGAGTTCGAACTGAAACTATACGAAGCGCAGACAGGCAGAATGAGAGCCTCTTCATCAGGCGGAGGAGCAAATATGCAGCAGGTCAAGGATGCCTGGGGCAATGTGATCGGATATTTTGACCCAACAACAGGAAAAACAGTCTACTACGAGCAAGCAGGAGGTGGAGCAGCAGCACCGCAAATAGTCCCCTCAGCAGGATTAAACATGAAGATAAGAAACGCATGGAAGCAAGGATACACGCCAGATCAACTTAAAAGCGCTTATCAAGGAGCAATAACGGATAAAGGAGAGAGTGTGGCAGACATCATTGACGAAGAATGGCGGATTAAAACAGCACCAGGAATCGGTGGCTTCTTAGGCAGGTTGTTCAGGTTGGGGGTTTAATTAACCAAGCCGATCTTAATGCCATGAAGCCCATCGCAAGAAGGGACTAAATACTATGCCGACATTTTGGGAAACGCTAAAAACAAACATATTAAACCCTCTTGAAAAGGGTGTCTCTTCCGTTGGGCAAACTCTGGGCGATATTTTCAAACCAGTCGGGCAAACAGCCATTGATCTTTTCAAGCCAATAGCAGCTCTCAAACCAGAGCAATCGGAATTTGGCATTAAAACAGAGCAGGGCGAATATAAACCATACACGAATATCTATCTTGAAGCAGCAGCTCAGACTATTGGACTAGGCGCAAGAAAGACTGACTTTTGGGAGCGCCTCCCCCACGCCTACTACGGCACAGTCTTGGGCTTTGGAGCGGGGCTGGCAAAAGCCTTCACCTTCGGCTGGTGGAATCCAGAGCTTAAATTCGAACATGACGCAGCCCAAATGGGAGCAAATCTCGGCAAAGTTGAAGGCGACATTATAGGGACTATAGGAACATTCCTCGTGGGCGGAGAAATCGTTCAAGGAGCAGCCAGGAGCATTCCTGTAGTTGCTAGATTTGCCAAAATTGCACCCAAAACTTACTCACTACTGACAAACGGACTAACATTCGCAGGACTAGGTCAACTCCAAAAAGACGAATTCTATAAGGACGCTACCCAGCGTGCCACAGACTTTGGAGCTGATTTTGCCCTGGGAGGGGTATTCTCAATAGCGGGCATGAAGCCCAGTTATTTCAAATCGACAGGAATTATCGCTCCAGCAGCTTATGTCACCTCGCTTATAAAGGGAGACACTCCAGAGGACGCCTTAAAAAACACAGTCGCTGTCATCGGATTACACTCGGTTAACTATGCCGTCGCCAAAGTCTTCCCTAGCCAAGCCGAGCGAATCAGGCGCAATATGGAAAAAGCAGCCGAGAACGAACTGCGCACCACCCAAAAAGAAGCCAGGGCATTTCTGGGAGTGACGGAAAAATCGACGCCAGAACAAATAAAATCCGCCTGGAAACAAAAGGTTATTGAAATAACCAAGAAGTTTCCAGCTCAGGCATACCAGACGCCACAACAGGCTGCCCGATTTAACCAAGAGTGGAACACTGCTAACAGAGCCTATGAGTTCCTGGCAAAAGTTCAGAACCCTACAGGCTACACAGGCAAAACTTTCAGCCAGGAATTCGAGGACTTATTTAGAGAGCTGTGGATCAATGTCCCAGACAAGAGAGCGCTAGTGGTAAGCGCCGTCAGAAACATGCCAGCAGGACTCTCAATCCGCCCCACCCTAACTAACGAGCAGAGAGCCGAAATTATAAAAGGGCTTGGCGGAGAAAATGTAAGAACCAAGTTCGGACTGCCAGCAGGCAAGCTCTCAAACTCTGATCTTATAACCCTAGCAAAAGAGCAAAACATAAAGGTGACGCCATCCAAAGGCACTCCAGAACAGGCAATCGCTGAAGCAGCCAAAACTCCCCCACCATCCAAACCAAAAGTTGAAAGAACCGAAATCTGGAATGTGCCAGGGGATCTCATGCCAGCAAGAGGCAAGCCAACCTGGAAGCACAGCAAGATGCTCTGGAACACCATGCGCAATCAATACGGCATGACCAATGTCTGGGGAAAAGATATCACCACTAACAAGGGGGCGGTTTCCTGGATTATAGACACCCTCGAAAATGGACTGGCAAGCAAAAAAGACTTGCTGACTGAAGCCAGAAAAACCAAAGGGGTGCGCATGGACAGCCATCAATACAAGAAGCTCTACGCCATGTTTAAGTCTAGAAACTACGACATCGAAGGCTACAAAAAAGTGATGGCAACTTTAAAAGGAATTAAACCTGCAGTGGTTGAAAAAACGATAGAGCCAACACCTAAGGGAATGTTGGAGGAACTGGGCAACTATACCAAAGAGGCAGAAGTTATTGTCAGAGAGCCAAAAATTGAACCCAAAACTAAAATAAAACCGATAGAAGAAGTGGTCACTCTTTATCATGGCACAACACCTGAAAATGCAGCCATAATTCGAAAAACAGGCTTCGAACTGAAACCGCCAGTGCATGGACGGCAAGTTATCGGAGAAGGGGTCTACCTTACTCCAACCAAGGAGGAAGCAGCCACCTTCGGTAAAGAAATAATCGAGGCGACACTTAAACCAGGAGTTAAAATCCTGCACCTAAATAACCCAGGTGAATACTATCAGCTCTGGCAAAAAGTGGCAAAAGAAGCAGGAGCATTCGGGGCAAAAGAAGTAAACATGGACAAAGCCATAAGCGACTGGCTGAAAGTGAGAGGCTACGGCGGGATCGAGGTCAAAGGCTTCGGAACAAAAGGTGAAACCTATATCTCGATATTCGATCCAAAAAACATCGAGGTTAAAACAACTAAAGCACCAGTTGCAGCATCCGCCAAAAAAACGAAGGCTGAACCAAAAGTATTAGGTAAAGTGACTCCCCAGATCGAGCAGCTGCAGAAGAAGAAAGACGCTCTTGAAAAATTGCACTACGCCAACCCAGGCGATCAAAAGATCGTCAACGCAATAAAGAAAATCGATAACCAGATAGCCCAGCAATTCAGCACCCAGGAGCAGAAGGCAGCCAAAGCCGAGCAAATCAGGCTTAAATACCGACCCGAAGAAAAGGAACTCCTGGATGCAGAGCGAGTCCCAAGTGTCGGTGAAATCCTAAAAAGCAAAAAATTCAAAGACAGAATCGCTGGCAAGGTAAAGGCATCAAAAGAAATGCGTGCTGACGAACTAACAACCACCCCATCAAGAAACCCGCCACGACCACCGAAAGAAGAACCTCTCAGTCAAGCGCCTCCTCCGCCAGAAGGAAGCGGGTTGGAGGCAATCGACAAGATGGTCGGTAAGATCGGCGCACCACAAAAGATGACAGAGTGGTTCAAAGGTCTCAAACCGAAATTCAGTCGCAACTTTACAGACAGATTTGCAGCAATGAAGACTTTCGAGGAAAACCTGAGTAAAGCAGCAGGTAAACCGATAGACATCAACTCCAGCCCCTATGTAGGAATGCGGTTGTATGCGGGCAGATTTGGCACAATAGAGGCAGCTTTCCGAAATCTGCAAAAGATAGTGACGCCAGTGAGGAAATTCCGACCAGACTTCACCCGCTATGTGCTGGCGCAGCGTGCCATTGAAAGAGCCGATAGAGGCTTTGACAACCCAGCAGGCGTGACTAAAGATCAGGCAGAGCAAGCACTGGTAGAGTTAAAACCCAAAGTTGGAGATAAAGTATTCAAGCAGTTCGAACAGGTAGGACAAGCGATCCAAAACTGGTCGATCAGAGAAATCCTAGAGCCGATGCGAGATACAGGACTTATAAGCAAAAAAGCCTTCAATGCCATAGTCGAAAAAAACAAGAACTGGATGCCATTCCATGTCCTCGACTACCTACCCGATGTGCATCAGGCAGACAAAATGCAGTCAGGCAGCGAAACCTTCTCAGTCAGTAAACAAGGAGTAATTAAAGGATTAAAAGGCACAGAAAAACAAATCCGTGACCCCTTCGAGTCGATAGTAGATAATTTAAGTAAAGCGGTGAGTTTGATCAAAAGAAACGAGGTAGCCCGTAAATTCATCGACCTGCGAAACAAATATCCAGAAGCCAAAGAAACCATCAAATACCTACATGGAGATGCCAAAGCACCAAGAGACTACGACACCATCAGTGTATTTATAAACGGCAAGTCGACCCGCTGGGCAGTACCAAAAGACTTAAGCGAGGCAATGCACGGCATGAATCCAGTCGAGGCAGGCGTCCTGGGCAAGTTGGCATTAGCATCAACCAAAGCATTCA contains:
- a CDS encoding Phage protein, whose protein sequence is MTKLSDEIKKVYENEEVQDQPFPEVPAHTHNGVDSQPLAPQSVGSTQLKENAVSAGNLMDLSVTEEKLAAAAVATSKIKDDAVTAAKVYKAGSVITLSAQIAEAVIITAHIQDLAVKWAKIGNLEVGNSKIMDAAISRGKIQDLAVDNAKIENETITNSKIGLLQVGNSRIMDAAISTAKIQDLAVGWAELANMSVGNSKIMNAAISTAKIQDAAITDAEIGWLNAGKITAGTMSADRVWGGALYSDYVHIRMCGQEALNVAGNINKTGWSNFVIPHPLQKGKLLVYTAPEAAEVLLIHRGSDKLINGERVVTFPAHFQAVSDPRKVTAYVTARDDCNGLFVKELDKAHMLVKECAGGSSNAAFDFFVFTIREGAFDKEFEPDGELLLQRDGESNESFRERFREYRIKQIKKQGGDIEKKIAEFNKAWQTTPAVINEQYVQPK
- a CDS encoding Lytic transglycosylase, catalytic encodes the protein MPTFWETLKTNILNPLEKGVSSVGQTLGDIFKPVGQTAIDLFKPIAALKPEQSEFGIKTEQGEYKPYTNIYLEAAAQTIGLGARKTDFWERLPHAYYGTVLGFGAGLAKAFTFGWWNPELKFEHDAAQMGANLGKVEGDIIGTIGTFLVGGEIVQGAARSIPVVARFAKIAPKTYSLLTNGLTFAGLGQLQKDEFYKDATQRATDFGADFALGGVFSIAGMKPSYFKSTGIIAPAAYVTSLIKGDTPEDALKNTVAVIGLHSVNYAVAKVFPSQAERIRRNMEKAAENELRTTQKEARAFLGVTEKSTPEQIKSAWKQKVIEITKKFPAQAYQTPQQAARFNQEWNTANRAYEFLAKVQNPTGYTGKTFSQEFEDLFRELWINVPDKRALVVSAVRNMPAGLSIRPTLTNEQRAEIIKGLGGENVRTKFGLPAGKLSNSDLITLAKEQNIKVTPSKGTPEQAIAEAAKTPPPSKPKVERTEIWNVPGDLMPARGKPTWKHSKMLWNTMRNQYGMTNVWGKDITTNKGAVSWIIDTLENGLASKKDLLTEARKTKGVRMDSHQYKKLYAMFKSRNYDIEGYKKVMATLKGIKPAVVEKTIEPTPKGMLEELGNYTKEAEVIVREPKIEPKTKIKPIEEVVTLYHGTTPENAAIIRKTGFELKPPVHGRQVIGEGVYLTPTKEEAATFGKEIIEATLKPGVKILHLNNPGEYYQLWQKVAKEAGAFGAKEVNMDKAISDWLKVRGYGGIEVKGFGTKGETYISIFDPKNIEVKTTKAPVAASAKKTKAEPKVLGKVTPQIEQLQKKKDALEKLHYANPGDQKIVNAIKKIDNQIAQQFSTQEQKAAKAEQIRLKYRPEEKELLDAERVPSVGEILKSKKFKDRIAGKVKASKEMRADELTTTPSRNPPRPPKEEPLSQAPPPPEGSGLEAIDKMVGKIGAPQKMTEWFKGLKPKFSRNFTDRFAAMKTFEENLSKAAGKPIDINSSPYVGMRLYAGRFGTIEAAFRNLQKIVTPVRKFRPDFTRYVLAQRAIERADRGFDNPAGVTKDQAEQALVELKPKVGDKVFKQFEQVGQAIQNWSIREILEPMRDTGLISKKAFNAIVEKNKNWMPFHVLDYLPDVHQADKMQSGSETFSVSKQGVIKGLKGTEKQIRDPFESIVDNLSKAVSLIKRNEVARKFIDLRNKYPEAKETIKYLHGDAKAPRDYDTISVFINGKSTRWAVPKDLSEAMHGMNPVEAGVLGKLALASTKAFKSGVTTLYIPFTLTNAIRDYQTATIVNKWGFNPANWLSGFKDGIKGAFKWESKAYTDFMKNQGGYGGYISNARQLSIASKELFTPTWWIKTKAVINPFNLISNFAEAVELAPRLGIYKKGVKKPGVTELEAAFEARNATVDFAKAGKEMRIINQWIPFVNARWQGLLRVKDAFKEHPFKSAIKAMALIVAPGVATYFYNILNHEELWDDIPQWAKDQYFIIILGSEINEEGKTVPKVLQIPKGDMGQIFYNPIEYAFEYVRKQEPANLLKLAVEWTSQLSPIPFSRDGELSGSAFLAGALPPALKTLVEEVTNMNMFTGFPIIPRKLEKVAPTEQYNEKTPELMVMLGRSLGWSPMRIAHVLSGLFGSSSRYVYNPTDLFGASVERFIRTQGGAKEREAWKVKDDAEIGYNTTRLFVQQALQAGDLQKAQSLATEWNAKAQQFIPLIVPYLYADDPKEAVSFQKSIMFDQSDLQRLLKLNAPQTKPGTAVKPPVGAVSAPKTQNDPLGLFGGASAATPTPQPTMGQIFPTGGGATNQNDPLGLFK